In Phaseolus vulgaris cultivar G19833 chromosome 7, P. vulgaris v2.0, whole genome shotgun sequence, the genomic stretch cacctaaatttatctttaaatataactattttttaaaatataattcaaattagTCAGTGAACTTTAAAAAACTGACTGATTTAGattctatattttattattcttcttACTGAGAATTAGTTACAGTCGAgttgattaattttttataaaggaTTATTGACACTTGTGGATAAAAGTTAAgtgataatttatttatgaaagatttttcaATATTCAAATAAGTAAACATTAGAAAATAGGAGTGAGTAAATAATGAGTGGAAGTATTGAATGTTCAAAATACTGATATGTATATACAGAAAGAGACTTTCAAGTATGCAACTTATGTCAGCACCACATTATCGCATATTAAACTTATTTAAAGATGATAAATTAGTTACTTTCTTTCTAATATTATCGAGATAAGCAGATTAGTTCCCTTTAGTAGATATTATCTTTTCCATGTTTTTTATATTGGatattacaattattaaaactatatcttcaataaaaaattggttAATTATTTGTTTCAATAACAAAAAATCTGGTTATACTCATTTATTCATTGAGAAAACACAAAGTTTTGGCTGCATTATCTTTCTATACAAGTTTTTCTTCCaacaatttattttcaattctacCAAAATTGAAAACCACTACACGTTGCTCTATTTTGATttgcattttttctttctttcatatcataataatagattattttttctatatcaTACACAGGACACAAGGTTGCTTAaagtttaattcattttttacaTTCTGTTTTTTGAATCCTTGCTTTGATATGTTTGACTATAATATATAACCCACTTGGTCTTTGTTCCAATTTTCAAATGGACATTGAGTTAACTAATAATTTAGAGATAAGTAGTTTTGGAGTAAAATAAGAgatatgttttaatttaaaaatgattgtTATAAAATTAATGAACTTATCAtctataatataatatgtaaCTTCAGAACAGTTTTTAAAAAACCTCACACTGTATCATTCATTCAATGtaattgaattttaatataaaagtaaCGTAAGAAAACGTGTATTCAGTTTATACCTATAAAAATatgttgaaatttaaattaaaaactgaAAACACAGAATCCTGTGACAATCAGTGATCCTCATCTCATttctataataatatttaattattacatATTAGTTTAATAATAAGTTTTGGTAAATTAGTAATAAAAGTACtacttttctattttatattattcacCCCACCCAACTGCACCCCACTACGCCTGAGCTGGGGCCTCAGTGCGCTTTGTCTACACGCGCATCTTAAGCGCGTCAAAGTGGACTACGGaaagataatttatttatgttattattatggAAAGAGGAAAAGATATAAGTAAAGTGAGACATGACCACTTTAAGTTGGCATTCCATATTCCATCGACAACAACTTTTCTGCCATGTTGGCACTAGCAAGCCGTCACCGTCCGATAGGAAATGATCCAACGGGGCTCTTAGCGCCGAAAGCCTCACCCGCGAATCTGAGCCGTCCCTTTCTGCGCGAGTGTGATGATGAATAGTGAAAGGGAAACATTCAACCAATTTCTCTTTTTCCACAAGCATATGAAAAGGGAAAGATCAGAttattaattaactaattaattaataatgaatTAACTCATTATGgcatttaataattattattccTTTAAATGAAGTGAAgtgaatgaaatgaaaataaatatatagagAGGGCATTGAACAGAGCAGAGAAGTGTAAGGCTCTGCAAATTTTGAAAAACGGTGGTTAATGGCGGAATTCCGGTGACTCGCTAGCTGTTGCGGTTTTCCAAAGCTTTTATCTGTGATTTTGTTTACAtgagagaagaaagaagaagctCATGGATAGAACCAGAGAATCCAGACGACCATCCATGGCCTCCTCCACCAGACGCAGACATCGAACTATTGCTCTCAGAGACTCTTCCGGTGTTAACACGctctcttcttcattttcttctaTTATTTCTTCTGTGCTATTTCTTACACTATTTCTGTTCCGTGATAGAGGAAGGAGCTGTGGAGTTGAGAGAAGGTGTGAATAAGAGAGGAAGGAATCGAGATAGGGATAGGGATTCGGTGAACAGGAGCAAGCGGAGGAGAGGCTCTCACTCGCAAAGCACCGAAGAGAGCGTTGGAAACGAAGACGATGATGTTCTAGACGTTGGCGTTTCTAAGATCCGTTCTCCGAGTAATCCGACGTCGTTTTCCTCCGATCAGAACCATCGCCGGGTCTTCACGCCGTCGAAACCGCCTCCGTTTAAAATAACGGAGGAGATGATCGGCGTGACAGTTCCCAGGAAGGCTCGTTCAGGTTGCGACGATATAAGTACTCTTTATTTTCcttttacacttttattttggTGTCTCCCGGAactaacttttacttttacttttccccctttttactttgttttgttATTCTGTGTTTGATGTGTTTCCGCAGCTTCTGCGAAAAGGTCTCATGAAAGTTTAGTCTCGGCAAGTAGCGGCGGCGGGGAGGAGCAGAATTTCCGGCAACGGTCGAATTCCCCCGGAGGACCAAGTGTTGAAGTGGCCTCGCCTTCTTCTTCGAATCTTTCTCTTAGGAAGAAGATGGTCTGTGCTAGTTTGTTTTTTATCTCTGTTTCAGTTTTTTGAAAAtgacttttttgtttttttttttgtttttcgaAGGATTGGGTTCTCAGTTGTGTGTTATATTGCAGAAAGAGATTGAAGTTGTTCCTAAGACATCAACATCGTCTTCATCAGACATCGAGATTGAGATAGCTGAGCTACTGTACGGTTTGAAGACTTCAAAGAACCACGAGTCTTCTTCGGAAAAGCATGAAGCAGGTGTCATTCACCACAACGCCACTGTACCTTGTCCCTCTGAGGATATTGGTCGGTTTCAATTTCTGGAAGTTTTCTCTTTTactcttcccttttcttcttttttaaccTTTTCTTTTCATTGGTTTTTTAtcagagaaaaagaaaatggaaGATGACTTCAATTATTCCATCGCGGTTTCGAATAATTCAAGTGAAGAGTTAGTCAGGATTCAGATTGAGCAACCTACTGATGTGGATTGTCACGATGGTCCATCATCAGAGGCTCCAAAAGAGGATATTGGGGAAGACAAGATGAATTCTGGTGCTGGGTTTGGGGATGCTTCTGCGGATGGAAGATCGGTTTTCCCTACAAAGAAAACGCCATCGCACATCAAGTTCTATTCCGATAAACAAGAATCGTCTTCAAACAGAGTGTGAGCGTTAATGAACaatagtttttttgttttgctCTTGAATAAACATATTTTGATACTGATCATTGTCCCCATTTCGTTGTGGCTCGATTTATTAGGATCTCAGTTGCAGAGGGCAACACCCAGCGAGTAGGCAAGTTTGAGATAGATCTGATGGTGAGAATCCTAGCTTTTCCTGCTCTATTTTCCTTGATTTTTGCTGTCAAATATCTGAAGAGTGCCTTTTCAACAGGCTCCTCCTCCTATGGCGCTGTCCCCGGAACGGGATGAATTGTCATCAGAAACTAAAGCTTTGGCATTGGATGAGGAAATGGTGAGTAGGTTGACCGTAAATCTTGAAATTATTTTTGCTTGTTCATTTTTCTGTTTCATGGTCCAACTCGTCAAAATTCTTGTGCAGAAGGGAAACAGTGTCAAGTTGGAAACAGCGGTGAAGAAGGGGAGAACTCCAGAAGAAATTGAAAAGGCAAAAATGGTCACATTTAAGGAGAAGTTGGATGTCTTAAAACATGATTTGGGGAAGCCAAACAATGACATTaagacaaacaaaaaattagaaGAGAGGGATAGGAATAAGGAACTGCTTACCGTATCACCAAATCCCAAAGTAGAGAAATCCGGTAACTAATTTGATGTCTTTGACTTTTTTAGCTTTTTTTTATTCCGAACCATATGTCAATTTTGATCGCGACCCTTTTTGTTAACTACAAGTTTCCCTCTTCAGTTCAATCTACTTCAATGCCTTCATCAACAGCTGAATCAGGACGGTCCAGCAGTCTCTCACCCACTGGGTATTAGTCTATTATTAGATTATCACTTCCCTAGGCATATGCCTTTTCTTCATGCTTATACTTCTCAAATTTTACTTTATGTTTGGTTATATTAGTAATGTGAATTAGCTAAGGTCGATAATTACAATTGGCAGATACAAGCTGCCCTTGCAGCCAGTTGTGAAGACGGAGAAAACCTCAAGATCATTGTCACAGCAggtattataatttttcatataaattgTTTTCTAGTTGTACGTATGCGAGTCCAATATTTATTCTTACTGTGAGTGGTAATATAATCACTTCCAACCTATCTGTATTTACGATATCATACTCATTTCCTTCATGCTTCATATTTGCAGCATGTGAATTTTGTCCTCTCTCAAAGGCAACCGAAGAGATGTGCAACACATTACtacattgcttgtaacatctTACaccagcagtttacaaagatgaACCCCCCTTTGCCAGCAGCTATTGGCTCTGGTTCTCTATGTGGCACAAAACCCAACAATGTCAAGTGTGTGCCCTCTGCAGAAAGTATGGCCGTTGGGAAGCAATCTCAAAAACACTTGCCAATTGTAAACCAAAACTCTGCACAAGAGAAAGGTTGGGCCGCAACCAGTAATCCTAGTGTTACCGCAGCCAAATCTTCTAGCAATGCCAATCCAATGGATTCAACTCATAGGGTGCAGCTTGTGTTCCAGCATGGTCCTAATCCTGGGCCACCTTGTAATCCAATGGTATGGTCTTCTCATTTAATTGATTATATCCTACTAAAAATAAGTGTTGTCTATTTTTCTGATTTTATTGATAGCTTGTGTTGTTGTATTGATGACTCTTATTTTGGAAAGTAATGtgatttaattttgaatgtagCATGGTCCTGCTTTCCTGTATTCTCCAGGGCAGCATCAAGCTTCAGTTACGGCAACTACTAATCAGGCAGGAGCTGTGAACTCTCCTAACAGCACTTCCTCATATAATATATCCCATAGTTCTGTAGGCGGATCTCTTGGTACCTCGTCAACTTTGCCAGTAGTTGCTCCTGCAATGAGCTTTAGCTACCCAAATTTTTCAGCCAATGGTTCCTCTCCGTATATGACAATAGTTCACAACAATGGGTATTCATTTCCTTTCTCAAGTTCTCATGGAGCAGCTGCGGCAATCAGAGGTGCAAGTCCTCCACAAGCAACACATGTAGTTAGTGGGCCTTTCTACTCTTCTCAAATGTTCCATCCACTTCAGCATCCTCAGTCACAAGCACTGGTACAACCAAGTTATCATAATGCAAGCACATCAAGTAGTTCATCATCTCATAAACAGTCACAAGTTAATGGCAGTAATATTTTGACCTCTACAACTATGGAGCAGCAGTCACAAAAGCGACTCTCTCATCTTCGCAAGCATGAGACTGAGACAGGTGGAGGGAATGCACATTCTGTTACTACTCGAACATCTTTCCCTCAGAAAACTGTGCATGGGCAGAACTTTACAATTCCAGTTCAGCCAGTGAACTATTCTTTTAAGCCATCTACAGCATCAGATATTGTTGTTGGCAATAGTGGAAGTTTTGGTGACAAACAACAGCAGCAACAGGCTTTAAAAGGAGCGGTAGAGAATATACCATCTCAAGCATTTGCAATATCATTTACTGCATTTAATGGGCCCAGTGTTCCATCAAACCTTAACTTCTCATCCATGGCACAAAATCCTGTGATACTTCACAGCATGCCTGATATTGCATGGCAAGGATTTCAAGCTGCAAGCGCACCTCAGACTACTCAGCAGATGAATTATTCAATTACTGAAACGAAGAGTGGAGGAAATTCTTCGCACCAAgatgatgaaaataaaattacaaatgcCAAGTCTTCAAGCAACGGACCAACCACCCTTGTTTTTGATAATTCATCCAAGAATCTTAACTTCATGCTATCTACGGCGAATGGAAACTGGTCTAGTCAACCCGTTGCTTCAACTTCAATAACAAGTGTGCCTCTTTCAAGTAATGCTTCAAGTTCTCAACAGCCACAGCATTCGCTTCAGCTTCCGAAGCAGCATTCTGGGCAACAGCAGCAACCCACTCTGGCAAatcgatataaaacatcatcCACTAATAGCTCTGCTGGTCCGACTACAAAATTTGCAAACAATGCCCCTGTTTTCTCACAAACTCTTACTCAATGCAAAAGTTCTAGCCAAGCTTCTCACGCTAAGGCCTCGGGTAGAACTGTAGATTCTCATGCACATCACTCATCTATCATGACACCCAATACTCCAACCTTCAAGAGTTTTTCCCAGGAACAAGGGAGAAGTTTGCCTGGTCACATGCAAATTTCTTTTGGTGGAAATTACATAGCGTCCCTGCCACCCCAAGGGCAACAAGTACTCAATAACAACCAGCCTGTGTGTGCACCTGCTCAAGGAACTCCATTTAGTGGGGGCAATATGAAGTCAAATTCGGAAGGTAGTAAAGTTAGTTCGTCAGTCAACGCTTCACAATTTCAACAATCTGAAAATTCTGCTGGCAATGGCCAAAAATCTTCTCCGGTCTGTGGGAGAAATGTCCCATCAATATTAAGCTCATGCACCAGCCACCTATCAGAGCTAAAATATTAGTTACCGTATCACTTTGCTGCACAAGGAATTACCTACAATTGTACTCCTATTCTTTTGTAATCATCATATCTTTTGGAGGCCCTTGCTGCTCTGTTTCATGTTTTAAGCTGCAATTCATGGGTTTTGTTACCGCCCTTGTGGTTTTGGTACGAATGGTCGTGTCAGCTGCCAGGTGCTGGATTTTTGCTTGCCTCTGAGGTGGCAATGATATGAGAGGTGTAAAACCAATGCTGCCATCTGAACATCACTATTGTTAGAGGGCATGTGGTATGACATTTGCTGGTGGGACACAAAGGAGTGGGGAAGTTGGGATCCATTAGGCCTGCAATTTTGAAATAGTAGGTAGCATTATCTTGTCAAATTTCTTGGTTGGTTAGCTTCTGGAAGGCCTTTAAGTTCTTGTGGGATCTAATTAAGTTGACATATTAAGGGAATTCTATATATGTGTAAtatatgatgattttttttagctCCCATAGCAAAAGATGtacttaaattcattttttaatgaaaaaaccTGCACTTATTTCTCTTTAGTTTGATGTTAATAGAGAGGGTGGATAATTGGGATATCGAAAGACTGAGACCTGAGAGAGAACACAACAAATGAGAATGCAAAATTCCCGGGAATGGTTCCTCCCTTTTTCTATTTGGCGCTTCCTTGTTCTTTTCCGtattgttttagattttttattcaatGCAGCCTCAATTCCCTGAAAACATAGCAGCTAGCATTCCCCGGTTATGAACACCAAAACATGATATGATGATGCCAAGTGAAAGAAAGTGACTTTACCTGTAAGATGATGATCCTTATCTGTTGTCATTTTTCAAATGTAGACCCTTTCTCGTATGTCGCTTTTTCTTTGGTACAAGCATATGTTGCTTTTTATTTCAGACTTTTTTGCCGTGAAGGGACGGGTCCGTTGCACGGTGCAAGGTTTGAAAGCAAGGCTGACCCTAATACTACAGTCTCCTTTGTCGACATAGAATCAAAGTTTAGACATGATATGTGCCAAATGATCTATATAACGTGACACTCTGTCTGTTGGATAAGAGAATCTCCTCTATTTATGGTCCTGCTGTGTTTCAGATGCTTGTAATGTCTCCTTTGATATCATTGTCCAAGGAAttggaatatatatataaaggggtGATCCTCATGACAAGAATCATCGTGCATCTAACTAGGCAGAAATTTGTGCCACAAAAGTGGAGTTGTTCAAACAAATTGAGACTAATTGCGACACCTCAGTAACTTCAGACAAAACATGCAAACTGTGTCAATACAATTGGATCACAGTCATATATTGAGAGTATTGACCCAACTTATAATCTTCAAATACACAGATatttaaacatgaaataattaaattgttAACAAAAATTACATGACATGAGCATATGCAcaactgtttttttatttatttattttcaaccGTTGTTATTTATCGTGCATAAAATGATTTAAATACGTAGCATGAAATATTAAGTTTCTCAATTATGTGAATGTATTTGATTCGTGTAATCATTGACGTGAAGAAACCTGAAATGTCTCCTTCTGATTGGAATAGGAAAGGCTCCTCACACTGGGTTTGGTGCATATGTCCTCGTCTCAGATATTTCTTGTCTTCTGCCTAAAAACAGGAACCAAAGATTCTCTTCCGGTTCTTCATCCAGTATATCAAAGATGCATGCATGTAcaagtgttggagatcccacgttGACTAGAAATTAAAGTAGATGGGTGCAAACCTCTGACTGATGaaccgattttatggggttgagttaggcttaaagtccaatTTGTAATATAATATCAAACTATTTTCGAGCCTATCGAGTATTAGGTCGGATTAGCCTTAAAAGGCTTAAAAAAGCCAAATCAGGGcatgttcctgctagggagatgggacctagagaactgttgaagtcttcttctccttccttcggtcgggcaggtggctgggtgatgaactgagatccttcttttccttctgcttatccttcggcactcgggactcggtcgtcgggtgaacaccggatggtggggtacctgcgaaggcactccgacgctcaagtcagtaaagcgggtggttagctctcaggtaggtgaacagtaataatgacataccttactccttgaaatgcgtgctatttatattattctagtgggccaaccttgttgggcccgtttatcgaggtggataccgcttagggttgcattacctaattcttggtgatggattagcttcactgatcttggtttgagcgttaattgtaatGGGGCTCGGCCATTGGTCAAATTCTCAGGGCGAGgatcggccatcggccaaacaCCCGTGGCCTTCGGCCGTCTTAGTTGAGTCTTCAACGGTCTcggtctctcggccaagtcCTCAAGGGGTCTCAGCCTTCGGTCACTCGGGCAGGTTGACTGGGCATCGGGCAGCTAGGTGGGTCCCAGTCTCGCCCggtaccggtacacttgccccccaggctcaaggGCAGATGTGCCAGATATGTCCGATGAGTCTTTGATGATGGGAGTCGGTCGGTCTCCCCTGGTCGCGCGGGCGTTTCATTTCTCGAGGTACGACATGACTAGGCGGCGTGACGTGACTTCAAGAGGCGCGACATGACGTGCATTGATGAGGGGTTTTTTGGGCGGGGGAGTTCGTGGGTCGTTAGATCTACAAGATCTAACGGTGGAGATTGGTTTGACGTTTCGCATTCCGAGGCCCATGGGCCCTATAAATAGGGGTCTACCAGCGTCGAGGTCCCTCATTTGCATTCGTGAGTTTTTTCTTGGCAGCCGAGTGATCCTTCGCCCACTGCTGAGATCCGAGCGACTTCTCGCCCATTCTTACTAGGTTCGGTCTCGTCCATTTATTTACAAGGTTAGTGATGTCGACCGTGTCTCGGCCAACGTCTTCTTCGTCCGGCCATTCTTCCCCTTCTCTTGGTCGCCCTTCCCGTTTTGAAAAGTCATCGtcatcttcctcttcctctttttcttcttcttccacctccTCTGCCGAGCCTACCTCGGCTGGGGTGGCCGAGGTGTCGCCCCGGGTAGAGATTGTAAGGGGGGATGTCTCGGCCAACGCTATTGATCGATCAGATTCTCTTCTGATGGATATCCCGGCTGATGTTGTTGGTCGGTCGGGCTCTCCCCTGGCGGCTATTCCTTTGGAGGATCTTAGCTGGGTGGATCCTCGAGTGGTCGAGATCTTGTCCCTCTATGGGACCGAGTTGTCTGTGGCCAAGTTCTTGGCCCGTCATCCGATCTTAAAGGCGGAAGAGTACTCGAGTTACTTCGACGTCTTGCCTTGCGGGGTGGCCGAAAGTGTGTGTATGGGGCGGCCAGGTGTTGGTCCcccatttttttatatgtatgcTTGTTTTTTCAAAGACCTCTATGTTTCTCTCCCTTTTGATGAGTTTACGATGGGCGTCCTTCGGACGCTTAACGTGGCTCCTACCCAGGTTCACCCGAATACCTGGGCGTCCCTTCAGGCCTTTCGCCTGTTGTGTGATGTTATGCGCCTTCATCCCTCCCCCTCTTGTTTTCTTTCGTATTATAAGTCTCACCCCGCCCAAAAGGCTGCTTGGCATTCCTTGGCCGGGCGGCCTGGTTTGGTGTTGTTTGACTCCTTCGCCCTCTCGTATAAACGTTTCAAAGAGAGGTTTGTGAAGGTCGTCATTCGTCCCGAGGCGACCCCCTTCTTTTTTGACTCGGCCGGTCGGTCGAGGTTCCCTCTATACTGGACTCGGAATCCCTGTGATTTCAAAGAGTGGCCGAGGCCGACCGAGGGTGAGGACGAGTTGGGGGTTCTTGCCCTTTTTGACGCCTTACCGAGGAAGCTTCCATGCCGGGGGCTGATCGGCGCGTATACCAAGTCTGCGCGATGGGCGGCCGTGAGGGGTATGTGTTTAGGCTTGTCTAGGGCGGTCGGTCTCTTTTGACTTGCGTGTCATCTAACTTGTTTATTAATTGTTTGCAGAAATCATGGTTAACGAACGACCGGCGGCCGTCAGTGTACTCGACAAGCACCGCCAAAAAGCGGCCGAACGCAAGGGCCGTCGGAGTTTAGAAGTGATCCCTCCGCCGAGCGACACAGGGGCGGCTGGTTCTTCTCATAAGTCCAAGGGGCCGGCCGGCCCCACCCACAGGTCCAAGAAACGTCCGAGGAACGTTAGCAACATTGCCACCACCACCCGCTCTCCCGGGTCCATGCCGACGCCCCCTCCTTCTCGACGAGTGGCAGCCGAGGCAGTGACAAGCTCGCCCGGTCCTTTGGTGTGCGGGGCAGCCGGGCCATCGGATGTTGACGCTCGGGCGGCGCCCACCCCTTTCGACCTCTTGGGGGGTGGGTATCGATTTTCTCGAAGAGTTCGCGTCGCTCTTCCAGATGAGGCCCGAGACTCCCTTCAAGACGTCTCCCCCTCGGACCTCCTAAAGAGTGGCTTCGAATTGATGTGCCGCTCGGTCGTCCTCTTTCAGAGTAGGCTTGTTGGCCGAGAGCGTCAGGCCGAGGAGGTGTCGGCCTTGGAGCACAAGCTGTCCGAGGCCAATCATGACTTGTAGCAATCTTTGGCTGCCAACACCAATCTATCGGCCCTGATTGCCACTGAGGCGGCCGAGAAGGAGTTGGCGCAGAAGGAGGCGGCCGAGGCGAGGCGGCAGCTGGAGGCCGAGAGGTTGAGGGCGGCTGCTGAAATTGCTAAATTGAAGGAGCTGGTCGAGGAGAGGGATAAGCAGCTCTCTCCCTCGGCCACTGAGATGGCCGCCCTTCAACTTGCCAAGGAGCAAGCCGAGGCCGAGCTTGATGAAAACTATGAAGAGGCCGAGGAATTGCTGAAACAGTGCTTCGAAAGGGCCGTGCGTCAAGCGCATGTGCTTTATGGCGGACCGCCGGCCACTGGTGAGTTTGACCTTGATTGTGAGGTCTACCAGGGTCGATTGATGCCAAGTGCTGAAGTGGCCGCCTTAAATGCTCAAAAACTGAACCGGCCGGGACCGAGGAGGGGGAGGTCGAGGTTCGGGGTAAGGAGGTTGAGGCTGAGGAGGGTGGGTGCATTAATATCCAGGATTAGGTTTGCCTTTGGCCGGGTTGTggccttttcctttttttagcATCCTCCGAGGCTGGGGCGAGGccttcttattttattttgatgtaTCGCCCGGTTCttcttttttatcaatatatcgTCAATCTTTCCTTTATCAGTTTGACATGCAATTTTGAGGAGTTAAAAAATCGGTTTGTTGTTTGTTAGGGCCGCCGGCCATAAGTTGTGCGTGTAAGAGTCGGGCGAgtaaaatatgggcgatcggccacCAATTGCGAATGTTAAATTCGAGCGATtaaaatatgggcgatcggccatcaATTGCGAATGTTAAAATTCGAGCAATTAACTCGAGCAATTAAGATAAGGGCGGTCGGCCATAAAATTGCGAATGTTAAACTCGAGCAATTAAGATTTGGGCGATCGGTCATAAAATTGCGAATGTTAAACTCGAGCAATTAAGATTTGGGCGACCGGCCATAAAATTGCGAATGTTAAACTCGAGCTATTAAGATttgggcgatcggccataaaATTGCGAATGTTAGAATTCGAGCAATTAAGATATGGGCCATCGGTCATAAAATTGCGAATGTTAAACTCGAGCAATTAAGATttgggcgatcggccataaaATTGCGAATGTTAAAACTCGAGCAATTAAGATAAGGGCGGTCGGCCATAAAATCGTGAATGTTAAAATTCGAGCGAATGTTGGATTCGAGCGCGTAAGATGTAGGCGGTCGGCCACTATTAGCGAATGTTGGGTTCAAGCGCGTAAGATGTGGGCGATCGGCAGGCcgacacttgcgatgttaatcgagcaagtgggcgttcggtgggccggcacttgcgatgttaatcgagcaagtgggcatTCGGTAGGCCGGCACCTGCGATGTTCGGTAGAATATTTCCAACACTTTGATGaaaacgcctcgttaaaacctccctggttgggtgaggaaagagtacgtgtttttattgattttagctgtaatagaacttgaggtgcgtggcattccacgtcctcggtacaatttttccCGAAAGCCATTCTAGATGATACGCTCCTCCTTGTGCGACTTCTCGGACTCGGAAAGGCCCCTCCCAGTTGGATGAGAATTTCCCTTCGTTTTTTCTGGCGTCGCTACGCATTCTCCAGACGAGATCGCCCTTCTGGAAACATCTCGACCGGAATTTGGTGTTGTACCGTCTGGACGCCCGGGCTTTGCAGGCAGCCTCCCGAATCTTGCTTTTGTCACGCATCTCACGTACCAGGTCGAGGTTGACCGCTAGGCTTTCCTCGTTTAGGGTGAGATCGAACATCTGTCGTCGTATGGTGGGCTCGGCCACCTCAACTGGGATCATTGCCTCTGTTCCGTATGTCAGGCTGTACGGTGTTTCCTGTGTGGTAGTTTGGGGGGTGCACCTGTATGCCCAAAGTACCTCGATCAGCTCTTCGGTCCATCGGCCTTTTGCTTTGCCCAGACGCTTCTTCAGCTCGTTGAGTATGACCTTGTTTGCGGCCTcggcctgcccattggtttgtgggtgttccaccgaGGCCGTGATGGATTTGATGCCCAGGTCGTCATAGAAGGACTGTAGGCCTCGGTCGATAAACTGTCGGCCATTGTCAGTCACTATTGTGTGCGGGACGCCGAATCGGCACACAATGCTCCTCCATACGAAGTTTTGTACATTCTTCGCTGAGATGGAGGCGAGAGGCTCGGCCTCGATCCATTTTGTGAAGTAGTCGACTCCCACCAGGAGGAATTTGGTCTGCCCCTTCCCTGGGGAGAATGGACCGATAATGTCCATCCCCCATATCGCGAACGGTCACGGGGAGATGATGCTGTGCAGTTCTTCCGGCTTGGTGTGTAGGAGGGGGCCGAATTCTTGG encodes the following:
- the LOC137829720 gene encoding protein TIME FOR COFFEE-like isoform X1 produces the protein MDRTRESRRPSMASSTRRRHRTIALRDSSEEGAVELREGVNKRGRNRDRDRDSVNRSKRRRGSHSQSTEESVGNEDDDVLDVGVSKIRSPSNPTSFSSDQNHRRVFTPSKPPPFKITEEMIGVTVPRKARSASAKRSHESLVSASSGGGEEQNFRQRSNSPGGPSVEVASPSSSNLSLRKKMKEIEVVPKTSTSSSSDIEIEIAELLYGLKTSKNHESSSEKHEAGVIHHNATVPCPSEDIEKKKMEDDFNYSIAVSNNSSEELVRIQIEQPTDVDCHDGPSSEAPKEDIGEDKMNSGAGFGDASADGRSVFPTKKTPSHIKFYSDKQESSSNRVISVAEGNTQRVGKFEIDLMAPPPMALSPERDELSSETKALALDEEMKGNSVKLETAVKKGRTPEEIEKAKMVTFKEKLDVLKHDLGKPNNDIKTNKKLEERDRNKELLTVSPNPKVEKSVQSTSMPSSTAESGRSSSLSPTGYKLPLQPVVKTEKTSRSLSQQHVNFVLSQRQPKRCATHYYIACNILHQQFTKMNPPLPAAIGSGSLCGTKPNNVKCVPSAESMAVGKQSQKHLPIVNQNSAQEKGWAATSNPSVTAAKSSSNANPMDSTHRVQLVFQHGPNPGPPCNPMHGPAFLYSPGQHQASVTATTNQAGAVNSPNSTSSYNISHSSVGGSLGTSSTLPVVAPAMSFSYPNFSANGSSPYMTIVHNNGYSFPFSSSHGAAAAIRGASPPQATHVVSGPFYSSQMFHPLQHPQSQALVQPSYHNASTSSSSSSHKQSQVNGSNILTSTTMEQQSQKRLSHLRKHETETGGGNAHSVTTRTSFPQKTVHGQNFTIPVQPVNYSFKPSTASDIVVGNSGSFGDKQQQQQALKGAVENIPSQAFAISFTAFNGPSVPSNLNFSSMAQNPVILHSMPDIAWQGFQAASAPQTTQQMNYSITETKSGGNSSHQDDENKITNAKSSSNGPTTLVFDNSSKNLNFMLSTANGNWSSQPVASTSITSVPLSSNASSSQQPQHSLQLPKQHSGQQQQPTLANRYKTSSTNSSAGPTTKFANNAPVFSQTLTQCKSSSQASHAKASGRTVDSHAHHSSIMTPNTPTFKSFSQEQGRSLPGHMQISFGGNYIASLPPQGQQVLNNNQPVCAPAQGTPFSGGNMKSNSEGSKVSSSVNASQFQQSENSAGNGQKSSPVCGRNVPSILSSCTSHLSELKY